Proteins co-encoded in one Flavobacterium fluviale genomic window:
- a CDS encoding vWA domain-containing protein has translation MKNEFKKGFYFKTYEAPFQSPFDKLFTIFKELITHTSGDFDEAISWLRELDIEYKLTDENYTIDDFIEDLKKKGYIRDEVKDDGSPGLGITAKTERAIRQQALDQIFGNLKRSGSGNHKTKHAGNGDEHTGEFREFNFGDGLERISLTESLRNAQINNGVESFMLTENDLVVEETQYKAQMSTVLMIDISHSMILYGEDRITPAKKVAMALAELITTRYPKDTLDILVFGNDAWTIPIKDLPYLQVGPYHTNTVAGLQLAMDILRRKRNTNKQIFMITDGKPSCVRERDGSYYMNSNGLDEYIVDKCYTQAQQARKLHIPITTFMIARDPYLQRFVNQFTEANQGKAFYTGLKGLGEMIFEDYETNRKKRIK, from the coding sequence ATGAAAAACGAATTTAAAAAAGGCTTTTACTTTAAGACTTACGAAGCTCCTTTTCAGTCTCCGTTTGACAAACTTTTTACTATTTTTAAAGAGTTGATCACCCATACTTCGGGCGATTTTGACGAAGCTATCAGCTGGCTTCGGGAACTGGACATCGAATATAAACTTACCGACGAAAATTATACCATCGACGATTTTATTGAGGATCTTAAGAAAAAAGGATACATCAGAGATGAAGTTAAAGACGATGGAAGTCCTGGATTAGGAATAACTGCAAAAACTGAAAGAGCAATAAGACAACAGGCTTTAGATCAGATTTTTGGAAATCTGAAGCGTTCAGGAAGCGGTAATCATAAAACGAAACATGCCGGAAATGGAGATGAACACACGGGGGAATTCCGTGAGTTTAATTTTGGAGATGGTTTAGAAAGAATTTCTTTGACCGAAAGCCTTCGAAATGCACAGATCAATAATGGTGTAGAAAGTTTTATGCTCACCGAAAATGATTTGGTTGTCGAAGAAACGCAGTACAAAGCACAGATGAGTACGGTTTTGATGATCGATATCAGTCACAGCATGATTTTATACGGCGAAGACCGAATTACACCTGCAAAAAAAGTGGCAATGGCTCTTGCTGAATTGATTACAACACGATATCCTAAAGATACACTTGATATTTTAGTTTTTGGAAATGACGCTTGGACGATTCCAATTAAAGATTTACCGTATTTACAAGTTGGGCCTTATCATACCAATACAGTTGCAGGTTTACAGCTGGCAATGGATATCCTTCGCAGAAAACGAAATACAAACAAGCAGATTTTCATGATTACCGATGGGAAACCAAGCTGCGTTCGCGAACGTGATGGTTCGTACTATATGAATAGTAATGGTCTTGACGAATATATTGTGGATAAATGTTACACGCAGGCACAGCAGGCAAGAAAACTGCATATTCCAATCACAACTTTTATGATTGCCAGAGATCCGTATTTACAGCGTTTTGTAAATCAGTTTACAGAAGCAAATCAAGGAAAAGCATTTTATACTGGGCTGAAAGGTTTGGGTGAAATGATTTTTGAAGATTATGAAACGAATAGGAAGAAAAGGATTAAATAA
- a CDS encoding YchJ family protein, which yields MEKNQSMENKICFCDTGLLFENCCGLYLNNNQKVPSALALMRSRYSAYASHNADYLLETTYISERKYYSKPEILRWAVANKWQKLEILSFTENTVEFKAHFLDSNNIPQVHYEFSTFKFENGSWYYVDGKFE from the coding sequence ATGGAGAAGAACCAGTCGATGGAGAATAAAATATGCTTCTGCGATACCGGTTTACTGTTCGAAAACTGCTGCGGATTGTATTTGAATAATAATCAAAAAGTTCCATCTGCACTAGCTTTAATGCGTTCGAGATATTCGGCTTATGCTTCTCATAATGCAGATTATCTTTTAGAAACAACTTATATTTCAGAAAGAAAATATTATTCAAAACCAGAAATTTTGAGATGGGCAGTGGCTAATAAATGGCAGAAACTTGAAATATTGAGTTTTACAGAAAACACAGTAGAATTTAAAGCACACTTTTTAGATTCAAATAATATACCCCAAGTACATTATGAGTTTTCCACTTTTAAGTTTGAAAATGGATCATGGTACTATGTGGACGGAAAATTTGAATAA